A stretch of Nitrospira sp. DNA encodes these proteins:
- a CDS encoding MOSC domain-containing protein, which yields MTNPHLHQISVSTGGVPKRAVPRARVTKHGVEGDRQRNLEVHGGPDRAICLYALELIEALRKEGHSIAPGSAGENFTIAGLVWKHVEPGTKLRVGDEVRVEVLSYTAPCKHNACWFKDGDFSRIAQKSHPGWSRVYAKVLAEGTVKQGDPVVVEA from the coding sequence ATGACGAATCCGCATTTACATCAAATCAGCGTATCCACTGGCGGTGTCCCCAAACGCGCGGTACCAAGGGCCCGTGTCACCAAGCACGGCGTAGAAGGCGACCGGCAACGGAATCTCGAAGTTCACGGGGGGCCGGACCGCGCGATCTGTCTTTATGCGCTGGAACTGATCGAAGCGCTTCGGAAGGAGGGCCATTCGATCGCGCCGGGGTCAGCCGGAGAGAATTTCACGATTGCCGGACTCGTCTGGAAGCATGTCGAGCCGGGAACCAAATTGCGCGTGGGGGACGAGGTGCGGGTGGAAGTCCTGAGTTACACGGCGCCGTGCAAACACAACGCCTGCTGGTTTAAGGACGGCGATTTCTCGCGCATCGCGCAAAAATCCCATCCGGGTTGGAGCCGTGTCTACGCGAAGGTGCTGGCTGAAGGAACCGTCAAGCAGGGCGATCCGGTGGTGGTGGAAGCGTGA
- a CDS encoding class I SAM-dependent methyltransferase — protein MKRVLEPELMDDDEQASAYAKADFDEENQAFVNLFREYFPNFSEGHVLDLGCGPANIPIRFVKALPKCRVTAVDASLPMIKLAEAAVREAGLAAQIALKCERIQALTLAERADAVLSNSLLHHIPNPLQFWHGLKTQVKPGACVLVMDLVRPESPEAAQAIVNRYAATELAILRRDFYNSLLAAFTEDEVAAQLAEMNLSRLLIDVIDDRHWVVGGTIL, from the coding sequence ATGAAGCGCGTCCTCGAGCCTGAGCTGATGGATGATGACGAGCAGGCGTCTGCCTATGCCAAGGCTGACTTTGACGAAGAGAACCAGGCTTTTGTCAACCTGTTCCGCGAGTATTTCCCAAACTTTTCTGAAGGCCACGTACTCGATCTGGGCTGCGGGCCGGCCAATATTCCAATCCGTTTTGTGAAAGCCCTACCGAAGTGCCGCGTAACGGCGGTGGACGCCTCGCTGCCGATGATCAAGCTGGCCGAGGCGGCAGTCAGAGAGGCCGGTCTGGCTGCGCAGATTGCGTTGAAGTGCGAGCGGATACAGGCGCTGACACTGGCCGAACGGGCTGATGCGGTGCTCTCCAATTCGCTCCTGCATCACATTCCCAATCCCTTGCAGTTCTGGCATGGCCTCAAGACGCAGGTCAAGCCGGGCGCCTGCGTGCTGGTCATGGATCTGGTGCGTCCCGAATCACCGGAGGCCGCACAGGCCATTGTGAATCGCTATGCCGCTACTGAGCTGGCGATTTTGCGGCGAGACTTTTACAATTCGCTTCTAGCCGCCTTCACCGAAGACGAAGTGGCAGCGCAGTTGGCTGAGATGAATCTGTCGCGGCTCTTGATCGACGTGATTGATGATCGCCACTGGGTCGTTGGGGGCACGATTCTCTGA
- a CDS encoding DUF3365 domain-containing protein: MNQQEDRPLTDRRYERAGYRLLKWALACLTIGLIAGGFFWWLNEWKAAQEKPPTLAPQVVADYLHAVIEAQRTVYTTKVIDPLEAKGVHAEEHWKQQKALPLPAQMVLESGRLVAQTNLGIKYRLASLTPIYVWNAPANDFERKGLEAVTKTPNQPYTGFVSEGRNRYFKAIYADKAFSEACVTCHNAHSNSSKKDYRLNDVMGGLIITIPINES; encoded by the coding sequence ATGAACCAGCAGGAAGACCGCCCCCTCACCGACCGCCGTTACGAACGCGCCGGATATCGGCTGCTAAAATGGGCCCTGGCCTGCCTGACGATCGGTCTAATCGCAGGAGGCTTCTTCTGGTGGCTCAATGAATGGAAAGCCGCGCAGGAGAAACCCCCGACGCTGGCGCCTCAAGTGGTGGCCGACTATCTCCACGCCGTCATCGAAGCGCAGCGCACCGTCTACACGACCAAAGTCATCGACCCTCTGGAGGCCAAGGGTGTGCATGCTGAGGAACACTGGAAGCAGCAGAAGGCCCTGCCGCTGCCTGCGCAGATGGTCCTCGAAAGCGGACGTCTCGTGGCCCAGACCAATCTGGGCATCAAATACCGTTTGGCCAGCCTCACGCCCATCTATGTGTGGAACGCGCCGGCCAATGATTTCGAGCGCAAGGGACTTGAAGCTGTAACCAAAACTCCCAATCAACCCTACACTGGGTTCGTCAGCGAAGGTCGCAACCGATACTTTAAGGCCATCTATGCCGACAAGGCCTTCTCGGAAGCCTGCGTCACTTGCCACAACGCCCATAGCAACAGCTCGAAAAAAGACTACCGGCTCAACGACGTGATGGGCGGCCTCATCATCACGATTCCGATCAACGAATCATGA
- a CDS encoding 50S ribosomal protein L11 methyltransferase — translation MAQNWIEVRWTGSADAGEVLGLLGDPAVSGAWQENGAVRLYWPADRWSPDRLAVLKRVLSLCGDTSVSITVDQVPAQDWNKQWAKSVTPIRIGRRIVLRPSWQRMELQSGDIELVLDPKQAFGTGHHATTAMLLEWLEDCIHGGERVLDVGTGSGILAMVALKLGAKAAIGIDNDPVAIDCARDYATDNRFGPELDLRVATLDALGSHPFDLILANLDRPTLLEAGRLFEPLLAHGARVLVSGVLLEDRSEIAGVFSEAGGVIVASKERAGWLAVQILKPDSCDGGV, via the coding sequence ATGGCGCAGAACTGGATCGAAGTGCGATGGACGGGATCAGCGGATGCCGGCGAGGTGCTCGGTCTGCTGGGCGATCCCGCTGTCTCCGGTGCATGGCAAGAGAACGGGGCGGTGCGGCTCTACTGGCCGGCAGATCGGTGGAGTCCAGACCGGCTGGCTGTGCTCAAGCGGGTGTTGAGTCTGTGCGGAGACACGTCAGTATCCATTACCGTGGATCAGGTGCCCGCACAGGACTGGAACAAGCAGTGGGCGAAGTCGGTCACCCCCATTCGCATCGGCCGGCGCATTGTGCTTCGCCCGAGCTGGCAGCGCATGGAACTGCAATCTGGTGACATCGAACTGGTGCTTGATCCCAAGCAGGCCTTTGGCACCGGCCACCATGCCACGACGGCGATGCTGCTTGAGTGGCTGGAGGACTGCATTCACGGCGGCGAGCGAGTGTTGGACGTCGGTACTGGCAGCGGCATTCTAGCCATGGTGGCGTTGAAGCTGGGCGCGAAGGCTGCCATAGGCATCGACAATGATCCGGTCGCCATCGACTGTGCGCGAGACTATGCGACGGACAATCGGTTCGGTCCCGAACTTGATTTGCGGGTCGCCACGCTGGACGCGCTGGGATCGCATCCGTTTGATCTGATTCTGGCCAATCTTGACCGGCCCACGCTGCTGGAGGCAGGGCGGTTATTCGAGCCGCTGCTCGCGCACGGCGCGCGTGTGCTTGTGTCGGGTGTCCTGCTGGAAGACCGGTCCGAGATCGCCGGAGTGTTTTCAGAAGCGGGCGGCGTAATCGTCGCGTCGAAAGAACGGGCTGGCTGGCTGGCAGTGCAAATCCTCAAGCCGGACTCATGTGACGGAGGTGTATGA
- a CDS encoding CPBP family intramembrane metalloprotease, with protein MLYCAALETDFSQTPAPAPAAQFPLQPSQPLWPRLVTGLAALVLAGGILMLAGLVLSTPRLQRVADPDRALSLIVNRTMDLDYAIAQTPLWEHLFYEATTGWADDQAQAIEWYEELAVESGKPLSQAYLAILEGEAGRIDLVEDKIAGWTQLPDPFPVYARLLGAAYLHDDTLAPDEARALRDELESTIPLGWFGDRLALSLATRAGNQKWLTEVQGGLAERSDRLLVRARLLLGLDLGLILLGVALLGWVLARAHSREETWGVGEAMMPPPWPGSAGATVLIRGGALWIGLLLSILSIGPPSFRLFAMPLTYLPLLLLARRDLMEPAGLGLRAGVGWIPRRGRWGRCWRLVAIVSATGLLVEWLVTMITQPMGLGSHWTEGFDEALVWGDGMELATSLVETIVFAPVFEEIVFRGLFFATLRRRFGFVASALISASVFAVAHGYGLLGFISVLWSGLLWAWVYERSGSILPGILAHMVNNASVCLSIILMLR; from the coding sequence ATGCTATACTGCGCAGCCTTGGAGACCGATTTTTCACAAACGCCTGCGCCCGCACCGGCAGCCCAATTCCCTCTTCAGCCGTCGCAGCCGCTCTGGCCGAGGCTGGTGACGGGCCTGGCCGCCCTCGTGCTGGCTGGTGGCATCCTCATGCTGGCTGGGCTGGTGCTCTCCACGCCGCGTCTCCAGCGCGTTGCCGATCCGGACCGGGCCCTCTCCCTCATCGTCAATCGCACAATGGATCTGGACTATGCAATCGCGCAGACCCCCCTTTGGGAGCATCTGTTCTACGAGGCGACGACCGGATGGGCAGACGATCAGGCCCAGGCGATCGAATGGTATGAGGAGCTGGCAGTGGAATCCGGCAAACCACTCTCGCAGGCCTATCTGGCAATTCTTGAGGGTGAAGCGGGCCGGATCGATCTCGTCGAGGACAAGATCGCGGGCTGGACCCAGTTGCCGGATCCCTTCCCGGTCTACGCGCGTCTGTTGGGAGCCGCTTATTTACACGATGACACGCTGGCACCGGACGAAGCGCGTGCGTTGCGGGACGAGCTGGAGAGCACGATTCCACTCGGATGGTTTGGGGATCGGTTGGCGCTGAGCCTCGCCACGCGCGCGGGCAATCAGAAGTGGCTCACAGAAGTCCAGGGTGGGCTGGCGGAGCGCAGCGACCGGCTGCTCGTGCGCGCGCGCCTGCTGCTGGGACTGGATCTGGGGCTGATACTGCTGGGCGTGGCGTTGTTGGGGTGGGTGTTGGCGCGCGCGCACTCGCGGGAAGAAACGTGGGGCGTCGGCGAGGCCATGATGCCGCCGCCCTGGCCCGGCTCGGCCGGCGCAACGGTACTGATTCGTGGCGGCGCCCTGTGGATCGGGCTACTGCTGAGCATTCTGTCGATCGGTCCCCCATCGTTCCGTCTATTCGCCATGCCGCTGACCTATCTGCCACTGTTGCTGCTGGCGCGACGCGATTTGATGGAACCGGCTGGACTGGGTTTGCGGGCGGGCGTCGGGTGGATACCCCGGCGGGGCCGCTGGGGCCGGTGCTGGCGGCTGGTGGCTATCGTCTCGGCCACTGGATTGCTGGTCGAATGGCTGGTTACGATGATCACGCAGCCGATGGGACTCGGCAGCCACTGGACGGAGGGGTTCGATGAGGCGCTGGTCTGGGGAGATGGAATGGAGCTGGCCACCAGCCTGGTCGAAACGATCGTCTTCGCGCCGGTGTTCGAGGAAATCGTCTTCCGCGGACTCTTTTTTGCCACGCTGCGCCGGCGGTTCGGATTCGTCGCCTCGGCGTTGATTAGCGCATCGGTGTTTGCCGTCGCGCACGGCTACGGGTTGCTGGGGTTCATCAGCGTGCTCTGGAGCGGACTACTGTGGGCCTGGGTCTACGAGCGGAGCGGGAGCATCCTGCCGGGAATCCTCGCGCATATGGTGAACAATGCCAGCGTGTGCCTCTCCATTATTTTAATGCTGCGCTAA